One stretch of Nitratiruptor tergarcus DSM 16512 DNA includes these proteins:
- a CDS encoding M20 family metallopeptidase: MEYSFSELEELININSYTKNKAGVDKNGEIVRIKLESLGYVTTVFEREHIGNHLWFKSPKKEGEKILLLGHLDTVFPPGTFEYFREDEEWIYGPGVCDMKGGIMVMIEALRRQKELFNVDIFLVSDEETGSDDSSELTFNIAKEYDYCLVFEAAGKNGEVVTQRKGIGTFEIEIKGKAAHAGNCFKDGIDANQEAAHKILALSHLSDPDNGTTVNVGKIEGGIGANTISPMATLLFETRFTSASERDRVLASMTEITNTSFIPGTTATLGGRLQRDVMEERPEQLAFLERIKQWTGIKLPVEHRGGGSDANIAASAGTVTLDGFGPYGDGDHTIHERASKKSFIQRIELTTSLLKGFMQESKKEA, translated from the coding sequence ATGGAGTATAGTTTTAGTGAATTAGAAGAGCTTATCAATATTAATTCTTATACTAAAAATAAAGCTGGAGTGGATAAAAACGGTGAAATAGTACGTATAAAACTAGAATCTTTAGGATACGTAACTACAGTTTTTGAAAGAGAACATATAGGTAATCACTTATGGTTCAAGTCACCCAAAAAAGAGGGAGAAAAAATTCTGCTTCTAGGACACCTCGATACAGTATTTCCACCTGGAACATTTGAATATTTCAGGGAAGATGAAGAGTGGATCTATGGTCCTGGGGTTTGTGATATGAAAGGCGGGATTATGGTCATGATAGAGGCTTTGCGCCGCCAAAAAGAGCTTTTTAATGTAGATATTTTTTTAGTAAGCGACGAAGAGACCGGCAGCGATGACTCTTCAGAACTTACATTCAATATAGCCAAAGAGTATGACTACTGCCTTGTATTTGAAGCAGCCGGCAAAAATGGTGAGGTTGTTACCCAAAGAAAAGGGATAGGTACATTTGAGATAGAGATAAAAGGAAAAGCTGCTCATGCAGGAAACTGCTTTAAAGATGGAATTGATGCGAACCAAGAAGCTGCTCATAAAATTCTGGCTCTTTCACACTTAAGCGATCCAGATAATGGAACAACGGTAAATGTAGGCAAGATTGAAGGAGGAATTGGCGCAAATACGATTAGTCCAATGGCTACGCTTCTTTTTGAAACTCGTTTTACAAGTGCAAGTGAAAGAGACAGAGTTCTTGCAAGTATGACTGAAATTACCAATACCTCTTTTATTCCTGGAACAACTGCTACACTAGGTGGAAGACTGCAGCGCGATGTAATGGAGGAGCGTCCAGAGCAACTCGCATTTTTGGAGCGTATAAAACAATGGACAGGAATCAAGCTTCCAGTCGAGCATCGTGGTGGTGGAAGCGATGCAAATATTGCTGCATCTGCAGGTACTGTTACATTAGATGGATTCGGTCCTTATGGAGATGGAGATCATACTATACATGAAAGAGCGAGTAAAAAAAGCTTTATACAAAGAATTGAACTTACTACGTCACTATTAAAAGGATTTATGCAAGAAAGCAAAAAAGAGGCTTGA
- a CDS encoding ATP-grasp domain-containing protein, with protein MAHIGIWMYQNGGGDVIEQKMVRKLQERGHKVTTGLNLRHAIAENGKMLLDGMNLYELDCFFSYNAGEQTKYQVYLYEALDRHVPCINNFQAFAISEDKFKTNDTLRLHGIRTADYFLCHREDVETIRNKVLEWGKAVFKTVDGWGGMGMALVDSKDKLDMILPFLNQTDLRFFYIEKFIDYDGSDYRIDIVNGEFIACYGRKAKEGDWRTNVTSGGSVIMRDCDDKVIELAKRAANALNIEIAGVDIIYDRANEEYVVLEVNGIPAFATPEQEQMGLDFNDKKIEKIVELIDKRINNG; from the coding sequence ATGGCTCATATCGGGATATGGATGTACCAAAATGGAGGTGGTGATGTCATTGAGCAAAAGATGGTGCGAAAACTGCAAGAAAGAGGCCATAAAGTAACTACAGGTCTCAACCTTCGCCATGCTATTGCAGAAAATGGGAAAATGTTGCTTGATGGTATGAATTTGTATGAGCTTGACTGTTTTTTTAGCTACAACGCAGGAGAGCAGACAAAATATCAGGTCTACCTTTATGAGGCGCTAGACAGGCATGTTCCTTGTATTAATAATTTTCAAGCTTTTGCCATCAGTGAAGACAAGTTTAAAACAAATGATACATTAAGATTGCATGGTATCCGCACGGCTGACTATTTTTTATGCCACAGAGAAGATGTCGAGACGATTCGCAACAAAGTCTTGGAATGGGGCAAAGCGGTCTTTAAGACAGTTGATGGCTGGGGCGGTATGGGAATGGCGTTAGTAGATAGTAAAGATAAGCTAGATATGATTTTACCATTTTTAAACCAAACAGATCTACGTTTTTTCTATATAGAAAAATTCATCGATTATGACGGAAGTGACTATCGCATCGATATAGTTAATGGGGAGTTTATTGCCTGTTATGGTAGAAAGGCAAAAGAGGGGGATTGGAGAACAAATGTGACGAGTGGTGGCAGTGTAATTATGAGAGATTGTGATGATAAAGTGATTGAATTGGCAAAAAGAGCTGCAAATGCTCTTAACATCGAGATAGCCGGTGTGGATATCATCTACGATAGGGCAAATGAAGAGTATGTGGTGCTTGAGGTGAACGGGATTCCGGCATTTGCAACACCTGAGCAAGAGCAAATGGGACTTGATTTTAATGACAAAAAGATAGAAAAAATTGTAGAACTAATAGATAAAAGGATAAACAATGGCTAA
- a CDS encoding ATP-grasp domain-containing protein — MAKKLPKIGLLYLDYVLRFFDKSNFRGWPDKIETVVYHWKGDEERFIKEVKKKKIDVLIGNIPATAYETFRKIARELPNVRFIPSLDAQFANKSKENVTRFCWKYDIPIPKTYIFYDKEEGMEFLKNTIYPKIIKRSYGPSNYGGYYVHKVDSFEEAKKLLETKKYCPIYVQDFVPMSADIRVMLIGHKPVCAFWRRPPEGHWLTNTSQGGSMDYMDVPKGVLDLAVKVSKAANAEYWACDIAVGKEDGKYRILECATAFAAFPYIRDWIGQYLMWKLSNGRFPKPNIPVYNWEELGKIDSSLLRTMRYITFGRYTPSFDGAYFLNRQKMAEDGSVKALWELDEQYPMLNTEDRDYEEWPSEKWDFTGKCKGFWKGKSPKEKQESNEEYVFEEPQDAEPVTLTEEQIINFLEETLGKKRAKKVLDRMDAFNIAYALDNNPESLLELKGIKDKTLQKLLIAWEAFKKESVEA, encoded by the coding sequence ATGGCTAAAAAACTTCCAAAAATAGGACTTTTGTATCTCGATTATGTACTGAGATTTTTTGATAAGAGCAACTTTAGAGGTTGGCCGGATAAAATAGAGACAGTGGTCTATCACTGGAAAGGGGATGAAGAGCGGTTTATTAAAGAGGTAAAGAAAAAAAAGATTGATGTACTCATTGGAAATATTCCGGCAACGGCGTATGAGACCTTTAGAAAAATTGCAAGAGAGCTTCCAAATGTGAGATTCATTCCAAGTTTAGATGCCCAATTTGCCAATAAAAGCAAAGAAAATGTGACAAGATTTTGCTGGAAATATGACATCCCTATTCCAAAAACGTACATTTTTTATGATAAAGAAGAGGGAATGGAGTTTTTAAAAAACACTATCTATCCAAAAATTATTAAACGCAGTTATGGTCCAAGCAATTATGGTGGATATTATGTTCATAAAGTTGACAGTTTCGAAGAAGCAAAAAAGCTGCTTGAAACTAAAAAATATTGTCCAATTTATGTGCAAGATTTCGTACCAATGAGTGCAGATATCAGGGTCATGCTTATTGGCCATAAACCTGTATGTGCTTTTTGGAGAAGACCACCTGAGGGACACTGGCTAACAAACACAAGTCAGGGTGGAAGCATGGATTATATGGATGTGCCAAAAGGAGTACTTGATTTGGCTGTCAAAGTGAGTAAAGCGGCAAATGCGGAGTATTGGGCGTGTGATATTGCTGTTGGAAAAGAGGATGGCAAATATAGAATACTTGAGTGTGCTACCGCCTTTGCCGCGTTTCCATACATCAGAGATTGGATAGGGCAATATCTCATGTGGAAACTCAGTAATGGTAGATTTCCTAAGCCAAATATACCTGTATACAACTGGGAGGAGCTTGGCAAAATCGACAGCTCTCTTCTTAGAACCATGCGCTATATTACATTTGGCCGCTATACACCAAGTTTTGATGGAGCATATTTTCTTAATCGCCAAAAGATGGCAGAGGATGGTAGTGTAAAAGCGCTTTGGGAGCTTGATGAGCAGTATCCAATGCTAAATACTGAGGATAGAGACTATGAGGAGTGGCCAAGTGAAAAGTGGGATTTTACAGGTAAATGTAAAGGTTTTTGGAAAGGTAAAAGCCCTAAAGAGAAACAAGAATCGAACGAAGAGTATGTCTTTGAAGAGCCACAAGATGCAGAACCGGTGACTCTAACAGAAGAGCAGATTATTAACTTTTTAGAAGAAACGCTGGGCAAAAAGAGAGCAAAAAAAGTTTTGGATCGGATGGATGCATTTAATATCGCTTATGCACTGGATAATAATCCAGAGAGTTTATTGGAGCTTAAAGGAATAAAAGATAAAACTCTGCAAAAACTTCTCATAGCCTGGGAAGCATTTAAAAAGGAATCGGTTGAAGCATAA
- a CDS encoding M14 family metallopeptidase, translating into MKHNYLSYQDTIKFLEDMVKKYPHLIQMQTIGSTWENRPIVLATITQNVEFAHLKPALLYTGTIHAREWIGNELAVAFIRYLLTHSTTDPRVMEALSKSTLYIVPVLNPDGFEYSRTHYSFWRKNRRKNPDGSYGVDLNRNFSVGWVKSTNYSSNVYGGPAPFSEPETKAIKEFVDSHPNITIALDYHSQGNVFFPAHKFNHEAEIDGTDLNVLCANMNYEIFKVTGRKYGIHRGKPPTKLISGSGREYYYSKGILASVVEVGTRNIPDYLQNMSESIHENIPALLYAMREASNYAPLHPPRVEFFTIKESSSNAVTLEWEYDLQANSGVYFEIYRNDQHKEACREPSLIGTTTRLEFTDTDRESGKLYFYYIRPVNLLSRQKGPFAPQVKVMTTLERDEFFRNLFPAPKDIGYVAHKSNKNREHFGKNSLFVGVNETLGISYGVIRFKLDSVAKNALIKEAKISLYPLNRVNVKIEKYGEWSISIIESVDDITDFDQIHNAKVIQTLGQTIPSQQLTQGIWKTWNFNSYERELLQEAIKKGEVLFRIQGPTKLPLGSDSQMMMFDLGYGPFGGGIHYRPHLDIKYTLPSTKLEIEPSRLATVTKDGVTLDTLSCGFDSDGDVVYGFMEFDLSSLPEADTTVITNAFIRIHNKPIKPSGEDIRYLIELVDLDELDYEKLEHRESLGFIDYEVSETELAKKDEHLFLFDTSSKIELENAHAQDKKVGFIIRPTKASQTKNHIIDWYDKRSQNEVKLDLKYIKRRKYPVAPVKDLSAKIEKGMVKLTWENPTDPDFVGAYVVRNRFHPPRNPQDGVKLYAGKDNYTYDNFGNTKIAKYYAVFTYDDVPNYSEPVILYYEP; encoded by the coding sequence TTGAAGCATAATTATCTCTCTTATCAAGATACAATAAAATTTTTAGAGGATATGGTCAAAAAATATCCTCACCTTATACAGATGCAAACGATTGGCTCAACATGGGAAAATCGACCAATTGTTTTAGCAACAATTACTCAAAATGTAGAGTTTGCCCATCTCAAACCAGCTCTACTTTATACAGGGACTATCCATGCAAGAGAGTGGATAGGTAACGAGCTTGCTGTTGCATTTATTCGCTATTTATTGACGCACTCTACAACGGATCCAAGAGTGATGGAAGCGTTATCCAAAAGTACGCTCTATATCGTTCCGGTACTCAATCCTGATGGATTTGAGTACTCTCGAACACACTACTCTTTTTGGCGAAAAAATAGGCGCAAAAATCCTGATGGCAGTTATGGTGTCGATCTTAATAGAAACTTTAGTGTGGGCTGGGTAAAAAGTACAAATTATTCATCCAATGTCTATGGTGGACCAGCTCCATTCAGTGAGCCAGAGACAAAAGCTATCAAAGAGTTTGTAGACAGTCATCCAAATATTACCATTGCTCTTGATTATCACTCCCAAGGCAATGTCTTCTTTCCAGCCCATAAATTCAACCATGAAGCTGAAATTGACGGGACAGATCTCAATGTGCTTTGTGCCAATATGAACTATGAGATATTTAAAGTAACGGGTAGAAAGTATGGTATCCACAGAGGAAAACCACCTACAAAGCTTATCAGCGGAAGCGGAAGGGAGTATTACTACTCAAAAGGGATTTTGGCATCTGTTGTTGAGGTTGGAACAAGAAATATTCCGGACTATTTGCAAAATATGAGCGAATCGATCCATGAAAATATTCCAGCCCTTTTGTATGCTATGAGGGAAGCTTCAAATTATGCTCCATTACACCCACCAAGAGTAGAGTTTTTTACAATCAAGGAGAGTAGCAGCAACGCTGTTACATTAGAGTGGGAGTATGACCTTCAAGCCAATAGTGGAGTCTACTTTGAAATATATCGAAATGATCAACACAAGGAAGCGTGTAGGGAGCCATCACTCATAGGCACTACAACAAGACTGGAGTTTACCGATACAGACAGAGAGAGTGGAAAACTCTATTTTTACTATATTCGACCTGTCAATCTGCTTTCACGCCAAAAAGGCCCTTTTGCACCACAAGTCAAGGTAATGACGACACTTGAGAGGGATGAGTTTTTTAGAAACCTCTTTCCGGCACCAAAAGATATAGGATATGTAGCGCACAAATCGAACAAAAACCGGGAGCATTTTGGCAAAAACTCTCTGTTTGTAGGGGTCAACGAGACGCTGGGTATAAGTTATGGTGTCATTCGTTTCAAACTCGATTCCGTTGCAAAAAATGCCCTTATTAAAGAGGCAAAAATCAGTCTTTATCCCCTTAACAGAGTTAATGTAAAGATTGAAAAATATGGTGAGTGGTCTATTTCTATTATAGAGAGTGTTGATGATATTACCGATTTTGACCAAATTCACAATGCAAAAGTAATTCAGACATTGGGGCAGACTATTCCATCGCAGCAGCTAACGCAAGGGATTTGGAAAACATGGAACTTCAATAGCTATGAAAGAGAGCTTTTGCAAGAGGCTATTAAAAAGGGAGAGGTGCTCTTTCGTATACAAGGACCTACAAAACTTCCTTTGGGAAGTGATTCACAGATGATGATGTTTGATTTGGGCTATGGTCCTTTTGGTGGGGGAATTCACTATCGCCCGCATCTTGATATCAAATATACTTTGCCTTCCACTAAACTTGAGATTGAGCCAAGCCGATTGGCTACAGTTACAAAAGATGGTGTTACACTAGATACCTTGAGCTGTGGATTTGATAGTGATGGAGATGTGGTGTATGGCTTTATGGAGTTTGATCTCTCAAGCTTGCCAGAAGCTGATACGACAGTGATTACAAATGCTTTCATAAGAATCCATAACAAACCGATCAAACCAAGTGGAGAAGATATTCGCTATCTTATTGAGCTTGTCGATTTGGATGAGTTAGATTATGAGAAGCTCGAACATCGAGAATCTCTTGGGTTTATAGATTATGAGGTGAGTGAGACTGAGCTTGCAAAAAAAGATGAGCATCTATTTTTGTTTGATACTTCTAGCAAAATTGAACTAGAAAACGCCCATGCACAAGATAAAAAAGTGGGCTTTATAATTCGACCTACTAAAGCATCACAGACAAAAAATCACATCATAGACTGGTATGACAAAAGAAGCCAAAATGAAGTCAAACTCGATCTTAAATATATAAAAAGAAGAAAATATCCCGTTGCTCCTGTAAAAGATCTCTCGGCAAAAATAGAAAAAGGGATGGTAAAACTTACATGGGAAAATCCTACAGACCCAGATTTTGTCGGTGCCTATGTGGTACGCAACCGATTCCATCCTCCACGTAATCCCCAAGATGGAGTGAAGCTCTATGCCGGAAAAGACAACTATACGTATGACAATTTTGGCAATACCAAAATCGCCAAATACTATGCCGTGTTTACCTACGACGATGTGCCCAATTACAGTGAGCCCGTGATTTTATATTATGAGCCTTGA
- a CDS encoding SLC13 family permease yields MKALVAREWLFFLSLMLFVSTSLFIGSLPHYSQDEYQILFILFTLFVVIEGLKRTRFLHALAINMERLGLGAYALIVGTFLISFFVTNDVALIIMVPLTLSMQITNRSWAVILEAIAANAAALLPYSTPQNLYIYWHYHIPALQFMLTIAPFVFFFFLLTLLGVWWFDIRIQKSEIIPPAIHKKAYPYLFFFLLILGVIFNLLPLWLGGLVIFYALLLDTRSLRIDYFLLATFYLFFGIADNFTHIFASQLHHPHHIFLLSIFLSQLMSNVPATLLLANFTHEWQSLLWGVSVGGYGVLWGSLANLIAYRFYAKEFGNQERFLQRFLLLNILALLLGIALFFSCYKFIIL; encoded by the coding sequence ATGAAAGCACTTGTGGCAAGGGAGTGGCTCTTTTTTCTTTCTTTGATGCTTTTTGTATCGACTTCTCTTTTTATTGGCTCCCTGCCACACTATTCGCAAGATGAATACCAAATCCTTTTCATACTTTTTACTCTTTTTGTCGTCATAGAAGGATTGAAGCGGACCCGCTTCTTGCATGCTTTGGCTATCAATATGGAGCGCTTGGGCCTTGGAGCTTATGCTTTAATCGTTGGAACATTTTTAATATCCTTTTTCGTTACTAACGATGTAGCACTCATTATTATGGTACCTCTGACACTTTCTATGCAAATTACCAATCGTTCGTGGGCCGTCATCCTCGAAGCCATAGCTGCCAACGCTGCTGCTTTACTGCCATACTCCACACCACAAAATCTCTACATCTACTGGCACTATCACATTCCGGCACTTCAATTCATGCTCACAATCGCACCCTTTGTCTTTTTCTTCTTTCTTTTAACCCTTCTTGGGGTTTGGTGGTTTGATATCCGGATACAAAAGAGCGAAATCATTCCTCCGGCTATCCACAAAAAAGCCTATCCTTATCTCTTTTTCTTTCTTCTGATTTTGGGAGTTATTTTCAATCTCCTCCCTTTGTGGCTGGGAGGGTTGGTGATTTTTTATGCACTTCTTTTGGATACCAGATCGCTTCGTATAGACTATTTTCTTCTTGCCACATTCTATCTATTTTTTGGTATAGCTGATAATTTCACGCATATATTCGCTTCGCAACTACACCATCCCCATCATATCTTTCTTCTTTCCATTTTTCTTTCGCAACTGATGAGTAATGTCCCGGCCACACTTCTTCTGGCCAATTTCACTCATGAGTGGCAATCCCTTCTTTGGGGTGTGAGCGTGGGAGGATATGGAGTGTTGTGGGGCTCTTTGGCAAATCTTATCGCCTATCGCTTCTACGCCAAAGAGTTTGGCAACCAGGAGCGTTTTTTGCAGCGTTTTTTACTCTTGAATATTTTGGCGCTTCTTCTGGGAATCGCTCTTTTTTTTAGCTGTTATAAATTTATAATTTTGTAA
- the purL gene encoding phosphoribosylformylglycinamidine synthase subunit PurL has product MQNLEEILKAHKLTWEDYEHIKKILGREPNLVEIGIFSAMWSEHCSYKSSKKYLKGFPTEAPWVIQGPGENAGVIDIGGDMAAVFKMESHNHPSFIEPYQGAATGVGGILRDVFTMGARPVANLNALRFGEVQRDDEIGAHQRYLVRGVVAGIGGYGNCVGVPTIGGEMSFESCYNGNILVNAFSLGVCKKDEIFYGRAEGVGNPVIYVGSKTGRDGLGGAVMSSDSFTEETKKLRPTVQVGDPFTEKLLLEACMELFKTDYVIGIQDMGAAGLTSSSFEMAGRSGSGMRLWLDRVPMREEGMTPYELMLSESQERMLICAKKGTEEKVLEIFHKWDLDAEIIGEVTDTGVMELYWHGEKVAEVPVAPVSEEAPELDRPTKRPEYLDYIKETSIDTVPHVDDQEAFEKLWSSLEVVNKAWVYEQYDSMVQTNTVKHPGTLDASVIRVKENGKAIAMSSKCNPRYCYIDPKGGAAAAVMAAGRNVAMSGARPLAITDCLNYGNPENPEMMWQFAQGTEGIKEACKALNTPVVSGNVSLYNETNGVSVYPTPTIAMVGLNDDANKVLPSYFQEENDVVYIIGDTEKEFGGSLYLKELFGKVAGELPKIDYEKELKLWNFVIEANRRGLLKAAKDVGVGGIAIALAKMAAMGDKGFLGNFCFEDSREIFSETFSRALVEIDPKNMHVLEELANEIGIHAIPLGTIGGNRFQLCEIDMDMEKLKSIYFDTFKKEIEKDL; this is encoded by the coding sequence ATGCAAAACCTCGAAGAGATTTTAAAAGCTCACAAACTAACCTGGGAAGATTACGAACATATCAAAAAGATTTTGGGACGAGAGCCAAACCTTGTGGAGATTGGGATATTCAGTGCAATGTGGAGCGAGCACTGCTCCTATAAATCTTCAAAAAAATATCTCAAAGGCTTCCCTACCGAAGCGCCATGGGTGATCCAAGGTCCTGGAGAGAATGCCGGCGTTATCGATATCGGTGGGGATATGGCCGCGGTATTCAAGATGGAGAGCCACAACCATCCAAGCTTCATTGAGCCCTATCAAGGAGCCGCGACGGGCGTAGGGGGGATATTGCGAGATGTCTTTACCATGGGAGCCCGTCCGGTAGCAAATCTCAATGCGTTGCGTTTTGGAGAGGTCCAAAGAGACGACGAGATAGGTGCCCATCAACGCTATTTGGTCCGAGGTGTGGTAGCAGGGATCGGCGGATATGGCAACTGCGTAGGCGTACCTACCATCGGTGGGGAGATGAGTTTTGAGAGCTGTTATAACGGCAATATCTTGGTCAACGCCTTTAGTCTTGGAGTTTGTAAAAAAGATGAGATCTTTTACGGAAGAGCCGAGGGTGTTGGCAATCCGGTCATCTACGTAGGAAGCAAGACCGGACGCGACGGGCTTGGGGGTGCGGTGATGAGTAGTGACAGCTTTACCGAAGAGACCAAGAAACTGCGACCCACCGTCCAGGTAGGTGACCCTTTTACCGAAAAACTTCTGCTCGAAGCGTGTATGGAGCTCTTCAAAACCGATTATGTGATAGGTATTCAGGATATGGGTGCGGCAGGACTCACTTCAAGCAGTTTCGAGATGGCTGGTCGAAGCGGTAGCGGAATGCGTCTGTGGCTCGACAGGGTGCCTATGAGAGAAGAGGGGATGACTCCTTATGAGCTGATGCTCAGCGAATCCCAGGAGCGTATGCTCATCTGCGCCAAAAAAGGAACGGAAGAGAAAGTCTTGGAGATTTTTCACAAATGGGATCTTGATGCCGAGATCATCGGAGAGGTGACCGATACGGGGGTGATGGAGCTCTATTGGCATGGTGAAAAGGTAGCAGAAGTTCCTGTTGCACCTGTGAGTGAAGAAGCCCCTGAGCTAGATCGTCCAACAAAAAGACCAGAGTATCTTGACTATATCAAAGAGACAAGTATCGATACAGTTCCTCATGTGGATGATCAAGAGGCATTTGAGAAGCTTTGGAGTAGCCTTGAAGTGGTTAATAAAGCTTGGGTATATGAGCAGTATGATTCGATGGTACAAACCAATACCGTTAAGCACCCAGGAACTCTCGATGCAAGTGTAATTCGAGTAAAAGAGAATGGCAAAGCCATAGCTATGAGCAGCAAGTGTAATCCAAGATACTGCTATATCGATCCAAAGGGTGGAGCTGCAGCTGCGGTGATGGCAGCAGGACGCAATGTAGCGATGAGTGGGGCTAGACCTTTAGCTATAACAGATTGTCTCAACTACGGAAACCCGGAAAATCCAGAAATGATGTGGCAATTTGCACAGGGGACTGAAGGGATCAAAGAAGCATGTAAAGCGCTTAATACTCCAGTTGTAAGCGGAAATGTATCTCTCTATAACGAAACAAATGGTGTAAGTGTTTATCCAACACCGACTATTGCCATGGTAGGTCTCAATGATGATGCAAACAAAGTTTTGCCATCTTACTTCCAAGAAGAGAATGATGTAGTTTATATCATAGGAGATACAGAAAAAGAGTTTGGAGGAAGCTTGTACCTCAAAGAGCTTTTTGGAAAAGTAGCAGGGGAGCTGCCAAAAATCGATTATGAAAAAGAGCTCAAACTTTGGAATTTTGTGATAGAGGCAAACAGACGAGGACTCCTCAAAGCCGCCAAAGATGTTGGGGTAGGGGGTATTGCAATTGCGCTGGCTAAAATGGCAGCGATGGGAGACAAAGGATTTTTGGGTAATTTTTGCTTTGAAGATAGCAGAGAGATTTTCAGTGAAACGTTTAGTAGGGCTCTTGTAGAAATTGATCCAAAAAATATGCATGTACTTGAAGAGCTTGCAAATGAAATTGGCATCCATGCAATACCACTTGGAACAATTGGAGGCAATAGATTCCAGCTATGTGAGATTGATATGGATATGGAAAAGCTAAAAAGTATCTACTTTGACACATTCAAAAAAGAGATTGAAAAGGATCTATAA